Proteins encoded in a region of the Elaeis guineensis isolate ETL-2024a chromosome 7, EG11, whole genome shotgun sequence genome:
- the LOC105050878 gene encoding probable mitochondrial adenine nucleotide transporter BTL1 — protein sequence MVVPKELDVHKNSPAVELRIGIPDVNGAIKNLFRRREVGEFVSGALAGAMTKAILAPLETIRTRMVVGVGSKHITGSFIEIIEDNGWQGLWAGNTINMLRIIPTQAIELATFECVKRAITSAQEKWKKNGCPKLQLGHINLDLSFLWISPVAVGGAAAGIMSTLVCHPLEVVKDRLTVNREAYPSISLAFSKIYKDDGIGGLYAGISPTLIGMLPYSTCYYFMYETMKKSYSQAKKKRSLGRAELLIIGAFSGFAASTISFPLELARKRLMVGALQGRCRPIWQQLCQRLFMRRVC from the exons AACTTGTTCAGGAGAAGAGAAGTTGGAGAGTTTGTTAGTGGGGCATTAGCTGGTGCCATGACTAAAGCTATTCTTGCTCCTCTGGAGACTATACG AACTAGAATGGTAGTGGGGGTTGGATCCAAACACATCACTGGCAGTTTCATAGAGATCATTGAAGACAATGGCTGGCAAGGACTATGGGCTGGAAACACCATCAACATGCTCCGCATAATTCCAACCCAGGCAATTGAGCTAGCCACTTTTGAGTGTGTCAAAAGGGCCATCACATCAGCACAGGAGAAGTGGAAAAAAAATGGATGCCCAAAGTTGCAGCTTGGTCATATTAATCTAGACCTCTCTTTTCTATGGATTTCTCCAGTTGCTGTTGGTGGTGCAGCTGCTGGCATCATGAGCACACTTGTGTGCCATCCTCTCGAAGTTGTCAAG GATCGTTTGACTGTGAATCGAGAGGCCTACCCCAGCATTAGCCTTGCTTTCAGCAAGATCTACAAGGATGATGGGATTGGTGGTTTATATGCTGGCATTTCACCGACGCTAATCGGCATGCTTCCCTACAGTACATGCTACTATTTCATGTATGAGACAATGAAGAAATCTTATTCCCAGGCAAAGAAGAAGAGATCTTTGGGCCGTGCAGAGCTGCTGATTATTGGGGCTTTCTCAG GTTTTGCTGCAAGCACAATCAGTTTCCCACTGGAACTGGCAAGAAAGCGGCTGATGGTTGGAGCCCTTCAAGGGAGGTGCCGACCAATATGGCAGCAGCTCTGTCAGAGGTTATTCATGAGGAGGGTCTGCTAG
- the LOC140859172 gene encoding large ribosomal subunit protein P3-like, whose product MGVFTFVCRSSGDEWSAKQLSGDLEASAFSTYDLQRKLVQAALATDSSGGVNSSFSMVTPSSAVFQVIIGGGGGGAFIGGAAAGGAAAGSAAGGAAPEAPPAEEKKEEKEESDEDMGFSLFD is encoded by the exons ATGGGGGTGTTCACGTTCGTGTGCAGGAGCTCCGGCGACGAGTGGAGCGCGAAGCAGCTCTCCGGCGACCTCGAGGCGTCGGCGTTCTCGACCTACGATCTTCAGCGGAAGCTGGTCCAGGCCGCGCTCGCCACCGACTCCTCCGGCGGGGTCAACTCCTCCTTCTCCATGGTCACCCCCTCTTCTGCCGTCTTCCAG GTGATAATTGGTGGAGGTGGTGGTGGGGCATTCATTGGTGGTGCAGCTGCAGGTGGTGCAGCAGCAGGTTCTGCCGCTGGTGGTGCTGCTCCTGAGGCACCTCCCGCTgaggagaagaaggaagagaaagaagaaagtgaTGAGGACATGGGATTCTCCCTCTTTGATTAG